In one Brevibacillus choshinensis genomic region, the following are encoded:
- a CDS encoding transcriptional repressor, with translation MLEHHPLSFTQQVKHLGKRLTIQRRAVLLYMLHTLTATTAKDVYHALKNDMPNITLSTVYTSLRFFVKLGILEEQAHRDAPNQFVCLVTADTLDLREVM, from the coding sequence GTGTTGGAACACCATCCCCTTAGTTTCACACAGCAGGTAAAGCATCTGGGCAAACGTTTGACCATTCAACGAAGAGCAGTCCTGCTCTACATGCTGCATACATTGACCGCCACCACCGCCAAAGACGTCTATCATGCATTGAAGAATGACATGCCGAATATTACCCTATCGACCGTCTACACTTCCCTGCGCTTTTTTGTGAAGTTGGGCATTCTCGAAGAACAGGCACACCGCGATGCGCCTAATCAATTTGTCTGCCTCGTTACGGCTGACACGCTTGATTTGAGAGAAGTCATGTAA
- a CDS encoding serine hydrolase — protein MEQLRQKLSDLLAKAQGSWGVVVEDLDHGTRFEHRAEESFIAESVIKVPIMAAVYAAADRGQFTMDDRLSLRKEDLVKGSGLLYTLSPGLKLTIRELVTLMIIQSDNTATNVLIDLVGKERIDQTMFELGMQQSKYSRKLMIYPVDISENNTITACDVSRMLGRLATSKFLSHRACEEMIGIMKKQQVRNGLPSLLPSPEDETDWEIACKSGWDTGRQHDVGVLYVGDRRFSIVALSQNVQAEAALEVLGQLGKEVYEYAKGSPRS, from the coding sequence ATGGAGCAATTACGACAAAAGCTGTCTGACTTGCTAGCCAAAGCACAAGGAAGCTGGGGAGTCGTGGTGGAAGACTTGGATCACGGAACACGCTTTGAGCATCGCGCAGAGGAATCCTTTATTGCAGAGAGCGTCATCAAAGTACCAATCATGGCAGCCGTGTACGCAGCGGCGGATCGAGGACAGTTTACCATGGATGATCGTCTCTCCTTGCGAAAAGAAGATCTTGTCAAAGGCTCGGGACTGCTGTATACGCTGTCGCCAGGACTGAAGCTGACCATCCGAGAGCTGGTTACCTTGATGATCATTCAAAGCGACAATACAGCGACAAACGTTCTAATTGATTTGGTGGGAAAAGAGCGAATCGATCAGACCATGTTCGAGCTCGGTATGCAGCAGAGCAAATATTCCCGCAAGCTCATGATTTACCCTGTAGATATCTCGGAAAACAACACAATCACTGCTTGTGATGTGTCCCGGATGCTTGGCAGATTGGCAACTAGCAAATTCCTCTCACATCGGGCATGCGAGGAAATGATCGGGATCATGAAAAAGCAGCAAGTTCGCAACGGTTTACCTTCTTTGCTCCCATCACCTGAAGACGAGACAGACTGGGAAATAGCTTGCAAGTCTGGCTGGGACACAGGAAGGCAGCATGATGTTGGGGTCTTGTACGTGGGGGATCGCCGTTTTTCCATCGTGGCTCTATCGCAGAATGTTCAAGCTGAAGCGGCTTTGGAGGTTCTCGGTCAATTAGGTAAAGAAGTATATGAATACGCAAAAGGTAGCCCGCGGTCATGA
- a CDS encoding cupin domain-containing protein codes for MDKVNLAEKFSKFDECWSPKIVGTVNDSHIKVVKLQGEFVWHHHEEEDELFLVIKGRLQMQFRDREVWVEEGEFIIVPKGVEHRPVAPEVCHVVLMEPTSTLNTGNVTNERTVAELEQI; via the coding sequence ATGGATAAAGTAAATCTCGCAGAAAAATTCTCGAAGTTCGATGAATGCTGGAGCCCGAAGATCGTAGGAACAGTCAATGATTCACATATAAAGGTGGTAAAGCTGCAAGGGGAGTTCGTCTGGCATCATCATGAAGAGGAAGACGAGCTGTTCCTGGTCATCAAAGGAAGGTTGCAAATGCAATTTCGCGACCGGGAAGTCTGGGTAGAAGAGGGCGAGTTTATCATCGTTCCGAAAGGTGTGGAGCATCGTCCCGTAGCGCCGGAGGTATGTCATGTCGTGCTGATGGAACCGACAAGTACGTTGAACACCGGAAATGTAACGAATGAAAGAACAGTAGCAGAACTAGAGCAGATCTGA
- a CDS encoding ROK family protein — protein sequence MRHVIGLDVGGTTMKGAVLDETGRILARGSRETRLHNNLPLLIERMADLIEELQKSVHETVEAVGVGFPGPFDAANGISIHSPNLSLRQVDVRTPLAAAVRLPLAFENDLRTATLGEAVFGAGKGVSHMTFIPIGTGIGMGNIIEGQLLRGAFGLSGELGHITVPGNTAVCNCGKIGCVETVASAAGIVRLAKEGLQRAMEEIPEEAQMLPLVQMAGGDLERLTAQDVAVAVLKGDPIAAETWKEVCEITGWAVSLIVNLFNPQMVVIGGGVSEAGDLLIDPVRRSVKRHVMKAGHENTRIVRASLGPDAGMLGAGVLALRTDIWSGESVTRLVE from the coding sequence ATGCGGCACGTAATCGGTCTGGATGTGGGTGGGACGACGATGAAAGGGGCAGTGCTCGATGAGACGGGACGCATCCTTGCTCGCGGGAGTAGAGAGACGAGACTGCACAACAACCTGCCTCTTTTGATCGAGCGAATGGCGGATTTGATCGAGGAGCTGCAAAAGAGCGTCCATGAAACGGTTGAAGCGGTAGGTGTCGGATTCCCCGGTCCTTTTGATGCCGCAAATGGTATTTCCATTCACTCGCCCAATCTGAGTCTGCGTCAAGTAGACGTGCGGACTCCGTTGGCAGCAGCAGTCCGATTACCTCTGGCTTTTGAGAACGACTTGCGGACTGCGACCTTAGGGGAAGCCGTGTTTGGTGCAGGGAAAGGTGTCAGTCACATGACGTTTATCCCCATTGGAACAGGGATTGGCATGGGCAACATCATCGAGGGGCAGTTGTTGCGTGGGGCGTTTGGTCTATCCGGAGAGCTCGGTCACATTACCGTTCCAGGTAATACCGCCGTATGCAACTGTGGAAAAATAGGCTGCGTGGAGACAGTGGCATCAGCAGCAGGCATCGTCCGCTTGGCGAAAGAAGGATTGCAACGAGCCATGGAAGAAATTCCTGAGGAAGCGCAAATGCTGCCTCTTGTGCAAATGGCAGGTGGTGACCTGGAAAGATTGACTGCGCAGGATGTGGCTGTCGCCGTTCTCAAAGGTGATCCCATCGCGGCAGAGACATGGAAGGAAGTATGTGAAATAACAGGTTGGGCAGTTTCGCTGATCGTCAATTTGTTTAATCCTCAAATGGTGGTCATCGGCGGTGGCGTTTCCGAAGCGGGGGATCTGCTCATCGATCCGGTTCGGCGAAGTGTCAAACGGCATGTGATGAAAGCAGGTCATGAAAATACTAGGATTGTTCGAGCCTCGTTGGGGCCAGATGCTGGTATGTTGGGTGCGGGAGTGCTTGCCTTGCGAACAGACATCTGGAGCGGAGAAAGTGTGACTCGTCTGGTTGAATAA
- a CDS encoding 1-phosphofructokinase family hexose kinase, protein MLVTVTLNAAIDKTYRLPKLIPGQLHRTQEQLSLPGGKGINVARVARTLGTDVIATGFVAGHNGRFIAEGCAKMGIAPAFVETEGESRCCLTFLDEESGEVTEVLEQGPVVSDRAFEQLKGKLRLLASQASYVSFSGSLPAGVPLDAYQILIELVRLAGALPVLDASGTALVHGLKAQPYLVKPNRDEAEALLGYRLESETAIGQALRDIHSHGAQRVLLSMGEQGAWFSAGEEQLHFPVVQVENAVNPVGCGDALLAGMIAGRLKGLEWSAAVQMGMASAAANLLAVGAGIVDPEFVERLLRPTLTQKQEGS, encoded by the coding sequence ATGCTCGTGACCGTTACGTTAAACGCCGCGATTGACAAAACATACCGACTTCCAAAGCTTATTCCAGGCCAGCTACACCGTACGCAAGAACAACTGAGCCTGCCAGGCGGCAAAGGGATCAATGTAGCACGGGTAGCGAGAACACTGGGAACGGACGTGATCGCGACTGGCTTTGTCGCAGGACACAACGGACGATTCATCGCGGAGGGCTGTGCCAAGATGGGGATCGCTCCAGCCTTCGTGGAAACGGAAGGGGAATCACGCTGCTGTCTCACGTTTTTGGATGAAGAGAGCGGCGAGGTAACCGAAGTACTAGAGCAGGGGCCAGTCGTATCTGATCGCGCATTTGAGCAATTAAAAGGCAAGCTGAGGCTTCTGGCGAGTCAAGCCAGCTATGTCAGCTTCTCCGGGAGCTTGCCTGCAGGAGTGCCTTTGGATGCGTATCAGATTTTGATTGAGCTCGTTCGTCTGGCGGGTGCGCTCCCGGTACTCGATGCGAGTGGAACTGCGCTCGTCCACGGATTGAAAGCTCAGCCTTACTTAGTAAAGCCGAACCGTGATGAGGCAGAAGCGTTGCTCGGCTATCGGCTGGAAAGTGAAACTGCCATTGGGCAGGCTCTACGCGACATTCATTCGCATGGGGCACAGAGGGTTCTCTTGTCAATGGGGGAGCAGGGGGCGTGGTTTTCAGCGGGAGAGGAGCAGCTGCATTTTCCTGTTGTCCAGGTAGAGAACGCCGTCAATCCTGTCGGATGCGGGGATGCCTTGCTGGCAGGCATGATCGCCGGCAGGTTGAAAGGCCTGGAATGGAGTGCAGCTGTCCAGATGGGAATGGCGAGTGCGGCAGCCAATTTATTGGCTGTAGGGGCAGGAATCGTGGACCCCGAATTCGTTGAACGGTTGCTGCGGCCCACGCTTACGCAGAAGCAGGAAGGTTCTTGA
- a CDS encoding bifunctional phosphoglucose/phosphomannose isomerase, with amino-acid sequence MRVNLDDVGAIERLDTIKALRDTDEYDEQFSEGWELSGQFDVSAITGPIDRIVVLGTGGGSAASVNLLKSYLFDELRVPLQLNQGYTIPAFVNESTLVIVVSHSGNTEEVISGYEQAIVAKAQIAVITAGGQVLKMARSNNHAHLVVPGGMMPRIALGYIFLPMLSILTRLGMVTDKSEEVTETIGLFALLRQQYGLQSPLATNPAKRLAREMDGLTPVIYGTLPFFDAPAWRWKNQLGENGKVMAFWNAIPSLHHDEAVGWDAPAAMLKGYHFTLIRDVEDSEKTCKRVEISADILRERAGAVQVVHSQGISRLARLFSIVYLADYVTLYTALIRGVDPTPVEVINLFKSKMGQPLVQVQVR; translated from the coding sequence ATGCGGGTCAATCTGGATGATGTAGGGGCAATCGAAAGGCTGGACACAATCAAGGCGTTACGGGATACGGATGAATACGACGAACAATTTTCAGAAGGATGGGAATTATCTGGTCAATTTGATGTCTCAGCAATTACAGGTCCTATTGACCGTATCGTCGTGCTCGGGACCGGCGGAGGGTCTGCTGCCAGCGTCAATCTGCTCAAGTCTTACTTGTTTGACGAGCTGCGTGTGCCCCTTCAGCTGAATCAGGGCTATACGATTCCCGCCTTTGTCAACGAGAGTACACTCGTGATCGTCGTCAGTCATTCGGGTAATACGGAGGAAGTGATAAGTGGTTACGAGCAGGCGATCGTAGCCAAAGCGCAGATTGCCGTCATTACAGCGGGCGGTCAGGTTTTGAAAATGGCGCGCAGTAACAATCATGCGCACCTCGTAGTTCCAGGAGGAATGATGCCAAGGATTGCGCTCGGCTACATTTTTCTGCCGATGCTGTCTATTCTGACACGTCTAGGGATGGTGACAGACAAATCTGAGGAAGTCACGGAGACGATTGGTCTGTTTGCCCTTCTGCGTCAGCAATACGGCCTGCAATCACCGCTCGCGACGAACCCTGCCAAGCGCCTCGCACGAGAGATGGACGGTCTGACACCTGTCATTTACGGGACTCTTCCTTTTTTTGATGCTCCGGCCTGGCGATGGAAAAACCAGCTGGGGGAAAATGGGAAGGTCATGGCTTTCTGGAACGCAATTCCCAGTCTGCATCACGATGAGGCAGTAGGATGGGATGCTCCTGCCGCTATGTTGAAAGGCTACCATTTTACCTTGATCCGTGATGTGGAGGACAGTGAAAAGACATGCAAACGGGTAGAGATCAGTGCAGACATCCTCCGAGAGCGGGCTGGCGCCGTTCAGGTCGTGCATTCTCAAGGCATTTCAAGACTGGCACGCCTTTTCTCTATTGTATATCTGGCTGACTACGTGACCTTGTATACCGCCCTGATCCGTGGTGTCGATCCGACTCCGGTTGAGGTCATCAATCTTTTCAAGAGCAAGATGGGGCAGCCGCTCGTTCAGGTGCAGGTACGATAG
- the fba gene encoding class II fructose-1,6-bisphosphate aldolase produces MSLVSSTEMLRRARKEGYCVGAFNVHTLEMLQAVVEAAEEAQSPLILQTTVGTVKHLGPEYVAAIAQVAAASVQVPIALHLDHCHDYELIERCIKAGYTSVMIDASMHPFTQNVEQTKRVVELAHRTGVNVEAELGKVGGVEDELVVAEADAVLADPQECEEFAALTGVDTLAPAIGTAHGMYKGEPKIAFSRLEQIAGRVGVPLVLHGGSGIPEEQVKRAVSLGMAKMNVATELRIAFSNAIKQVFGENPEENDPRTYMKRAKQAVKAIAQAKMTMCGCIGKAAGQ; encoded by the coding sequence ATGTCATTAGTATCATCGACGGAAATGCTGAGGCGGGCACGGAAGGAAGGGTACTGCGTCGGTGCGTTTAACGTGCATACGCTGGAAATGCTGCAGGCGGTAGTGGAAGCGGCGGAGGAAGCCCAGTCTCCACTGATTCTCCAGACCACGGTGGGAACGGTCAAGCATCTGGGGCCGGAATATGTGGCGGCGATTGCGCAGGTGGCTGCGGCGTCGGTTCAAGTCCCTATCGCTCTGCATCTGGATCACTGTCACGACTATGAACTGATCGAGCGTTGCATCAAGGCTGGTTATACTTCTGTGATGATCGATGCCTCCATGCACCCGTTTACGCAAAATGTGGAGCAGACGAAGCGGGTCGTAGAGCTGGCGCATCGTACAGGGGTCAACGTAGAAGCGGAGCTGGGAAAAGTGGGTGGCGTCGAGGACGAATTGGTGGTGGCAGAAGCAGATGCCGTGCTGGCCGATCCGCAGGAGTGCGAGGAATTCGCTGCCTTGACAGGGGTGGATACGCTGGCACCTGCGATCGGTACCGCGCACGGCATGTATAAAGGCGAGCCCAAAATCGCTTTCTCTCGTCTGGAGCAGATCGCGGGTAGAGTCGGGGTGCCACTGGTTCTACACGGTGGATCCGGCATTCCTGAAGAACAGGTAAAGCGCGCCGTATCGCTGGGGATGGCTAAAATGAACGTGGCGACTGAGCTTCGCATTGCTTTTTCAAACGCAATCAAGCAGGTGTTTGGTGAAAATCCCGAGGAAAATGATCCGCGGACGTACATGAAGCGGGCCAAGCAGGCAGTAAAGGCGATCGCTCAAGCGAAAATGACCATGTGTGGGTGTATAGGCAAAGCAGCAGGACAGTAA
- a CDS encoding DeoR/GlpR family DNA-binding transcription regulator — protein MLATERHSKILANVNKEKTVTVAELSKLLDVSEVTIRKDLIKLEQEGLLSRVHGGASIANFLPVERSFIEKQAERMEEKARIARQALRHVQPGDTLILGAGTTTMELAKLLGEVAELTVVTNAVNVAMELNSHVVHHVILIGGEMRAKSFALVGTVAEDNLKKLSVYKCFIGADGIHEQDGFSTLSLAESKVNRVMMERSRKVYVLADHTKFGESHFSSFADLSDVDRIITDRLDIQTQASFLELGVKIEVAQA, from the coding sequence ATGTTAGCGACAGAGAGACACAGCAAGATTCTAGCGAATGTGAACAAGGAAAAGACCGTAACTGTCGCTGAGCTGAGCAAGCTGTTGGATGTATCTGAGGTCACGATTCGCAAAGATTTAATCAAGCTGGAGCAAGAAGGATTGTTGTCAAGAGTGCATGGCGGAGCGTCGATTGCCAACTTTTTGCCCGTCGAACGCAGCTTTATAGAAAAGCAGGCAGAGCGGATGGAAGAAAAGGCGCGAATTGCCCGACAGGCGCTCCGTCACGTACAGCCAGGAGATACATTGATCCTCGGAGCAGGAACGACAACGATGGAGCTCGCCAAGCTGCTAGGCGAAGTGGCGGAGCTGACGGTTGTAACCAATGCTGTTAACGTAGCTATGGAGCTGAACAGCCATGTGGTACACCATGTTATCCTGATTGGCGGGGAAATGCGGGCAAAATCTTTCGCGCTCGTAGGGACTGTTGCAGAGGACAACTTGAAAAAGCTGTCCGTCTACAAATGCTTTATCGGTGCAGATGGAATTCATGAGCAGGATGGATTCTCCACGTTGTCTCTGGCGGAGAGTAAAGTAAACCGGGTCATGATGGAACGCTCGCGGAAGGTTTACGTCTTGGCCGACCACACCAAGTTTGGCGAGTCGCATTTCAGCAGCTTCGCAGATTTGTCCGATGTGGACCGGATTATTACAGATCGCTTGGATATACAGACGCAAGCCTCGTTTCTCGAACTCGGGGTCAAGATTGAAGTAGCGCAAGCCTAA
- a CDS encoding copper homeostasis protein CutC yields MFVEVIATSVEDAKRAERGGADRLELITGILEGGLTPSWGLVEAVVKAVSIPVNVMVRPHSQTFCYTQDDLYVMREDVRVIREIGAAGIVIGMLTDEKQLDLKGLERLLAEADGLDVTFHRAFDEASDQLEAARTILRYPQIRHILTSGGQKSALEGAACIAELVQLTAHTQLSILAGSGLSLENVKGLVDKTGVSEIHFGTGVREDGQALKYVDVQKVQALKNVFQR; encoded by the coding sequence ATGTTCGTGGAAGTCATTGCGACCTCGGTGGAGGATGCGAAACGTGCCGAGCGGGGGGGAGCGGACCGGCTAGAGCTGATTACAGGCATTTTGGAAGGCGGATTAACTCCTAGCTGGGGATTGGTGGAAGCAGTTGTCAAAGCTGTTTCTATCCCCGTCAATGTCATGGTACGCCCCCACAGCCAGACGTTTTGCTATACACAGGACGATTTGTACGTGATGCGTGAAGATGTTCGGGTCATCCGTGAAATCGGTGCAGCCGGGATTGTCATAGGCATGCTTACGGATGAGAAGCAGCTCGATCTGAAAGGATTGGAAAGGCTCCTGGCCGAAGCAGATGGTCTGGACGTGACCTTCCACCGTGCGTTTGACGAAGCGTCGGACCAGCTGGAAGCTGCCAGAACCATTTTGCGCTATCCGCAAATACGTCATATCCTGACTTCAGGGGGACAAAAAAGCGCATTAGAGGGAGCAGCGTGCATTGCCGAGCTCGTTCAACTGACCGCGCATACACAGCTCTCCATTTTGGCTGGCAGCGGATTGTCTCTGGAAAACGTCAAGGGCCTCGTCGACAAGACAGGTGTGAGCGAAATCCATTTTGGTACAGGAGTCCGGGAAGACGGACAAGCTCTCAAATACGTAGACGTTCAAAAAGTTCAAGCGTTGAAGAATGTGTTTCAACGATAG
- a CDS encoding asparaginase translates to MKYSTLVEEYRGGVLENVHYGVVCGVNERGEVIYSSGDDMHIAFLRSAAKPFQAIPVAKQKIDEKFGLTSREAALFAASHRGEAYHMEALESLLKKTGIAEEELLTNPTYPLNDEPKFACLSQGVAKRRLFHNCSGKHLGFLALSKERGFSTDDYYEIEHPAQQEALDAFADLADYPREQIQLGVDGCGFPVFALPLKHLAISYLKLACPDLIEDQETHEAVVKITGWMTENPDIVASHNFTCTALLEDPNIIAKGGAMGVYGFALKKERISFALKVIDGSELVWPLVIASILTQIGYDNEATIKRLQALVPEEIKNDNQRVVGEKRAVFTLEKR, encoded by the coding sequence ATGAAATACAGCACATTGGTAGAAGAGTATCGCGGTGGCGTTTTGGAAAATGTCCACTATGGCGTGGTTTGCGGTGTGAATGAGCGAGGCGAGGTCATCTACTCGTCGGGGGATGACATGCACATCGCTTTTTTACGGTCTGCAGCCAAGCCGTTTCAGGCCATTCCTGTCGCCAAGCAGAAAATTGATGAAAAGTTCGGACTGACAAGCAGAGAAGCGGCCTTGTTCGCCGCTTCACATCGTGGCGAAGCGTACCATATGGAAGCATTGGAATCTCTCTTGAAGAAAACGGGGATCGCGGAAGAAGAATTGCTCACGAATCCAACCTATCCATTAAATGATGAACCGAAATTTGCCTGCCTGTCTCAAGGGGTAGCCAAGCGCCGGTTATTTCACAATTGCTCTGGAAAGCATTTGGGCTTTCTCGCGTTATCCAAAGAGCGTGGCTTTTCCACCGATGATTACTACGAGATTGAGCATCCGGCGCAACAAGAAGCACTGGACGCTTTTGCCGATCTGGCGGATTATCCGAGAGAGCAGATTCAGCTAGGGGTAGACGGCTGCGGATTTCCTGTTTTCGCGTTGCCACTCAAACACTTGGCGATCTCTTATTTGAAGCTCGCCTGTCCAGATCTGATCGAGGACCAGGAAACGCACGAAGCCGTGGTCAAAATTACAGGCTGGATGACGGAAAACCCTGACATTGTCGCAAGCCACAATTTTACTTGCACGGCCTTGCTGGAAGATCCGAATATCATTGCCAAAGGCGGAGCTATGGGTGTATACGGTTTTGCACTCAAAAAGGAAAGAATCAGTTTTGCGCTCAAGGTGATCGACGGATCCGAGCTTGTGTGGCCGCTCGTGATTGCATCGATCCTGACGCAGATCGGCTACGACAACGAAGCTACCATCAAACGATTGCAAGCATTGGTGCCCGAAGAAATCAAAAACGATAATCAACGGGTCGTCGGGGAAAAAAGAGCGGTGTTTACGCTGGAAAAACGGTAA
- the queC gene encoding 7-cyano-7-deazaguanine synthase QueC produces the protein MKKEKAVVVFSGGQDSTTCLFWAKQQFGEVETITFDYGQRHKLEIECAQEIAQELGVANTVLDMSLLNQLAPNALTRTDIDITQEEGQLPSTFVDGRNLLFLSFAGVFAKQRGARHLITGVCETDFSGYPDCRDSFVKSLNVTLNLSMDYPFVIHTPLMWLNKAETWKLADDLGAFTYIREKTLTCYNGIKGDGCGECPACHLRKAGLDTYLSEKNLQGEHA, from the coding sequence ATGAAAAAGGAAAAAGCCGTCGTTGTATTCAGCGGAGGACAGGACAGCACGACTTGCCTGTTCTGGGCGAAGCAACAATTTGGCGAAGTAGAAACGATCACGTTTGACTACGGGCAACGGCACAAGCTAGAAATCGAATGTGCCCAAGAGATCGCCCAGGAGCTCGGCGTGGCCAACACCGTATTGGATATGAGCCTGTTGAATCAGCTCGCACCCAATGCCCTCACCCGCACAGACATCGATATCACCCAAGAGGAAGGTCAGCTGCCTTCTACATTCGTCGACGGGCGCAACCTGCTGTTTCTCTCGTTTGCAGGCGTATTTGCCAAACAGCGAGGCGCGCGTCATTTGATCACGGGCGTATGCGAGACGGATTTTAGCGGCTATCCAGATTGCCGCGATTCGTTTGTCAAATCCCTGAATGTGACGCTTAACCTGTCGATGGATTATCCGTTTGTGATTCACACTCCACTCATGTGGCTTAACAAGGCGGAAACATGGAAGCTGGCGGACGATCTGGGTGCTTTCACCTATATCCGCGAGAAAACCCTCACTTGCTACAACGGCATCAAAGGGGATGGCTGTGGCGAATGCCCTGCCTGCCATTTGCGAAAAGCCGGCCTGGACACGTACCTTTCCGAGAAAAACCTGCAAGGAGAGCATGCCTGA
- the queD gene encoding 6-carboxytetrahydropterin synthase QueD: MSANSFDFRIVDRMQQLGTHIEKSQLRYHNKRVLVSKEFTFDAAHHLHAYEGKCKNLHGHTYQVVFGISGHPDEIGLVIDFGDIKQIWKEHIEIYLDHRYLNEMLPPMNTTAENMVVWMFEQMENQLQSEAYRDRYNGARVEFVRLFETPTSYAEARREWMYE; encoded by the coding sequence ATGAGCGCGAACTCCTTTGACTTTCGCATTGTCGACCGCATGCAGCAGCTTGGCACACATATTGAAAAGTCCCAGCTGCGCTATCACAACAAACGCGTCTTGGTCAGTAAAGAATTTACCTTTGACGCAGCCCACCATCTGCACGCCTACGAAGGCAAATGCAAAAACCTTCACGGCCATACGTACCAGGTCGTTTTTGGGATCAGCGGTCATCCTGACGAAATCGGGCTGGTCATCGATTTTGGTGACATCAAGCAAATATGGAAAGAGCACATCGAGATCTATCTGGATCATCGCTATTTAAATGAGATGCTCCCTCCTATGAATACCACGGCAGAAAACATGGTCGTCTGGATGTTCGAGCAAATGGAGAACCAACTGCAGTCAGAAGCTTACCGTGACAGATACAACGGAGCACGCGTGGAATTCGTTCGCTTGTTTGAGACACCCACCAGCTACGCCGAAGCAAGACGGGAGTGGATGTACGAATGA
- the queE gene encoding 7-carboxy-7-deazaguanine synthase QueE: MSRIPVLEIFGPTIQGEGMVIGQKTMFVRTAGCDYRCSWCDSAFTWDGSARNEIKQMTAEEIWEELSLLGGDCFSHVTISGGNPALLESIGGLIELLKAHGIRSAVETQGSKWQDWLTQIDDVTISPKPPSSGMQTDFDVLDRIVANMLKANHPGVSLKVVVFDETDFEYARSIHRRYPSIPFYLQPGNADLVEANTAELRVKLLETFEWLINMAMAAPDLNDVKVLPQLHALVWGNKRGV, from the coding sequence ATGAGCCGCATTCCCGTACTAGAAATCTTCGGGCCCACCATCCAAGGAGAAGGCATGGTCATCGGACAAAAAACGATGTTCGTGCGTACTGCCGGCTGCGATTACCGCTGCAGCTGGTGCGACTCCGCCTTTACTTGGGACGGCTCTGCTCGAAATGAAATCAAACAGATGACAGCAGAGGAAATCTGGGAGGAGCTTTCCCTTTTAGGCGGTGACTGCTTTTCCCATGTGACCATCTCTGGTGGTAATCCCGCTTTGCTGGAGAGCATCGGAGGACTGATTGAGCTATTGAAGGCTCATGGCATTCGCTCGGCAGTCGAGACACAGGGCAGTAAATGGCAGGACTGGCTGACACAGATCGATGATGTCACCATCTCCCCTAAGCCACCGAGCTCCGGTATGCAAACGGACTTCGATGTACTGGACCGGATCGTTGCGAATATGCTCAAAGCGAATCACCCGGGAGTTAGCTTGAAGGTCGTCGTCTTTGATGAAACAGACTTCGAATACGCCCGCAGCATCCACCGCCGTTATCCGAGCATTCCTTTCTACTTGCAGCCGGGAAATGCCGACCTCGTAGAAGCGAACACCGCGGAGCTGCGCGTGAAACTGCTGGAGACGTTTGAATGGTTGATCAATATGGCTATGGCTGCTCCTGATCTAAATGATGTGAAAGTACTTCCACAGCTGCACGCTCTCGTCTGGGGCAATAAGCGCGGCGTGTAA
- the queF gene encoding preQ(1) synthase: MANQQERDLSSLTLLGNQGTTYPNTYDPSVLESFDNKHPYRDYFVKFNCPEFTSLCPITGQPDFATIYISYIPDIKMVESKALKLYLFSFRNHGDFHEDCVNIIMNDLIKLMDPRYIEVWGKFTPRGGISIDPYCNYGKPGTKYEEMAMHRLMNHDMYPEKVDNR; encoded by the coding sequence ATGGCTAATCAACAGGAACGCGATCTTTCTTCTCTGACGCTCTTGGGCAATCAGGGCACTACTTACCCGAATACCTATGATCCAAGTGTGCTGGAGTCCTTTGACAACAAGCATCCGTATCGCGATTACTTCGTCAAATTCAACTGTCCAGAATTCACTAGCCTGTGCCCGATTACCGGACAGCCTGACTTTGCGACCATCTACATCAGCTACATCCCCGACATCAAAATGGTCGAGAGCAAAGCACTCAAGCTCTACTTGTTTTCGTTCCGTAATCATGGCGACTTTCACGAGGACTGCGTAAACATCATCATGAATGACCTGATCAAGCTGATGGATCCGCGCTATATCGAGGTATGGGGCAAGTTTACTCCGCGCGGCGGCATTTCAATCGATCCGTACTGCAATTATGGGAAGCCTGGAACCAAGTACGAGGAAATGGCGATGCATCGGTTGATGAATCATGATATGTATCCGGAGAAAGTGGATAATCGGTAG